One Candidatus Eisenbacteria bacterium DNA window includes the following coding sequences:
- a CDS encoding O-succinylbenzoate synthase gives MGSRRTAIVRIERFSGAIGAASNARRSWGRREGFLVTIEDDGGMVGTGEASPLPGYSPDDIARSARALRGACASPPSPLRPDRPVEPQLVTALRDIDPGAPAARFAIESALLDLAARRAGVSVSRLLAGDRAERTIPLSALLRERDPDRVATEARGAAARGVAALKMKVGVPGRFDEEAEAFRRAREAAGGAILLRADANGAWSPAEARRKMAVLAETAPEYVEQPVGAEELLRFAGAPVPVAADETLLLPGAAGRLLRGSARERVRVLVLKPTLLGGFTAALRIARSAERAGTRVTVGHALEGPVALAAAAELALALPGEPLPCGLDPHPGLEAWPAGPPPQIGPAVIRPSGRTGLGVDPRRDRR, from the coding sequence ATGGGCTCCCGGCGGACCGCGATCGTTCGCATCGAAAGATTCTCCGGGGCGATCGGCGCCGCGTCGAACGCGCGTCGTTCTTGGGGGCGGCGCGAGGGATTCCTCGTCACGATCGAGGACGACGGGGGTATGGTCGGGACCGGCGAGGCATCCCCGCTCCCCGGCTATTCGCCGGACGACATCGCCCGCTCGGCGCGCGCGCTTCGAGGCGCGTGCGCCAGTCCACCGTCGCCCCTCCGCCCCGATCGGCCGGTGGAGCCGCAGCTCGTTACCGCGCTCCGTGACATCGACCCGGGGGCGCCCGCCGCGCGTTTCGCCATCGAGAGCGCGCTGCTCGATCTCGCGGCGCGCCGGGCGGGTGTTTCCGTCTCCCGCCTGCTCGCCGGCGATCGCGCCGAGAGAACGATCCCCCTCTCCGCGCTCCTTCGGGAGAGGGATCCCGATCGCGTCGCCACGGAGGCGCGGGGGGCGGCGGCGCGCGGCGTGGCCGCCCTGAAAATGAAAGTGGGCGTGCCGGGCCGATTCGATGAGGAGGCGGAGGCGTTCCGGCGGGCGCGGGAAGCGGCCGGAGGCGCGATCCTTCTCCGCGCCGACGCGAACGGCGCCTGGTCGCCGGCCGAGGCGCGGCGAAAGATGGCGGTCCTCGCGGAGACGGCGCCGGAGTACGTGGAGCAGCCGGTGGGCGCCGAGGAGTTGCTCCGCTTCGCCGGCGCGCCGGTCCCGGTCGCGGCGGACGAGACCCTTCTCCTCCCCGGCGCCGCCGGAAGACTGCTGCGAGGAAGCGCGCGGGAGCGCGTGCGCGTCCTCGTCCTCAAGCCGACCCTCCTCGGCGGATTCACGGCGGCGCTCCGGATCGCCCGGTCGGCGGAGCGGGCGGGGACGCGGGTGACGGTGGGACACGCGCTGGAAGGTCCCGTCGCCCTCGCCGCGGCGGCGGAACTCGCCCTCGCCCTCCCCGGCGAGCCCCTCCCCTGCGGGCTCGACCCGCACCCGGGGCTGGAGGCGTGGCCCGCCGGCCCGCCCCCCCAGATCGGCCCCGCGGTCATCCGCCCCTCCGGCCGGACCGGGCTCGGCGTCGATCCGCGGAGGGACCGGCGATGA
- a CDS encoding alpha/beta fold hydrolase codes for MNRNGRNDILRDGEAEGTFLLLHGFAGAPESWTTTLPGIGTGAAVRAPALPGHHNGPPAPMSGLPFAHPVDEMSERIGPAPAGGFRLVGYSMGARVALALLLRRPGAFRSALLIGVHPGIGSDGERRERERWEERWATLLEEEGIEAFVNAWERLPLFATQERLPEETRKAQRLVRLRQHPDSLAAAMRALGLSRMPDFRPGLAGVAAPILFVAGDEDPRFVRLGKEAAAIAPRGRFLAVPGCGHNTPLERPDETARLIRSLY; via the coding sequence ATGAACCGGAACGGAAGAAATGACATTCTGCGTGACGGCGAAGCGGAGGGAACCTTCCTCCTGCTCCACGGTTTCGCCGGCGCGCCGGAGAGCTGGACGACGACCCTCCCGGGGATCGGCACGGGAGCGGCGGTCCGTGCGCCCGCGCTTCCCGGACATCACAACGGCCCCCCGGCGCCGATGTCCGGCCTTCCTTTCGCCCACCCGGTCGACGAGATGTCGGAGCGCATCGGACCGGCGCCGGCGGGGGGCTTTCGCCTCGTCGGTTACTCCATGGGGGCGCGCGTCGCCCTCGCCCTCCTCCTCCGCCGGCCCGGCGCGTTCCGAAGCGCCCTGCTCATCGGCGTCCACCCCGGGATAGGTAGCGACGGGGAACGGCGGGAGAGAGAGCGGTGGGAGGAACGCTGGGCGACCCTGCTCGAAGAAGAAGGAATCGAGGCATTCGTCAACGCCTGGGAGAGGCTCCCCCTCTTCGCCACGCAGGAGCGCCTCCCCGAAGAGACGCGAAAAGCCCAGCGCCTCGTCCGCCTCCGACAACATCCGGACAGTCTCGCCGCGGCGATGCGCGCGCTCGGCCTCTCGCGGATGCCCGATTTCCGCCCCGGGCTCGCCGGCGTCGCCGCGCCGATCCTCTTCGTCGCTGGCGACGAGGATCCTCGCTTCGTCCGCCTCGGTAAGGAGGCGGCGGCGATCGCCCCGCGGGGTCGCTTCCTCGCCGTCCCGGGATGCGGGCACAACACACCTCTCGAACGACCGGACGAAACGGCTCGCCTCATCCGCTCTCTATATTGA
- a CDS encoding AMP-binding protein, with product MNLSFHAAARERPASAALVEHGNVFTYEELLPRVEAAIRSFRAAGVAPDRPAAIEVAPSAVSIVSLWALFEMGVPALLLHPGWTDAERRLVLEEAAPVRLIALPRDVDCDRAPDEPEIPPAPLPDDERPAAILYTSGVSGRPKGVLLSRRAFAAAAAASARVLGVKEEDRWGLCMPLAHVGGLSIVTRSLFARRAVAVAAPFRADTLIRAAARDRITILSLVPTMMTRLLDREPPWRPPKHLRAILLGGAPIFPSLLKRCARIHAPVLPTWGMTETCAQAATARPDGVPHAEAAAPPLPGVELRAPGGRVEVRGPTLFSGYFPAGAHADPFDDEGWFDTGDRGFLDDGGRLHVLGRREEVLISGGENVSAPEVEAALLEHPDVEEALVFGAPDREWGERIAAAVVLREGAILDDGALRDHVEARLAPHKRPRLLAVLPALPRTAAGKTDRGEAARAALSRLRPL from the coding sequence ATGAACCTCTCCTTCCACGCCGCGGCGCGGGAGCGCCCCGCAAGCGCCGCCCTCGTGGAGCACGGAAATGTCTTCACCTATGAAGAGCTTCTTCCCCGGGTCGAGGCGGCGATCCGCTCTTTTCGCGCCGCGGGCGTCGCACCCGACCGTCCGGCGGCGATCGAGGTCGCTCCGAGCGCCGTCTCGATCGTCTCGCTCTGGGCGCTCTTCGAGATGGGCGTCCCGGCCCTTCTCCTTCATCCCGGATGGACCGATGCGGAGCGCCGCCTCGTGCTGGAAGAGGCGGCGCCGGTCCGGCTCATCGCACTCCCCCGCGACGTCGACTGCGATCGCGCGCCGGACGAGCCGGAAATCCCGCCCGCGCCCCTTCCGGACGACGAGCGCCCGGCGGCAATCCTTTACACCTCCGGCGTTTCGGGGCGGCCCAAGGGGGTGCTCCTCTCCCGCCGCGCCTTCGCCGCCGCCGCCGCCGCGAGCGCGCGCGTTCTCGGCGTGAAAGAGGAGGATCGCTGGGGGCTCTGCATGCCTCTCGCCCACGTGGGAGGGCTCTCCATCGTCACCCGCTCCCTCTTCGCCAGGCGCGCCGTGGCCGTCGCCGCCCCCTTCCGCGCAGACACGCTGATCCGCGCCGCGGCGCGGGACCGGATCACCATTCTCTCTCTGGTGCCGACCATGATGACCCGCCTTCTCGACCGGGAACCGCCCTGGCGACCGCCGAAACATCTCCGGGCGATCCTGCTCGGCGGCGCGCCGATCTTTCCTTCGCTCCTCAAGCGATGCGCGCGAATCCACGCGCCGGTCCTTCCCACCTGGGGGATGACCGAGACATGCGCCCAGGCGGCGACCGCTCGCCCGGACGGAGTCCCGCACGCGGAAGCCGCCGCTCCACCGCTCCCCGGCGTGGAGTTGCGAGCGCCCGGCGGTCGCGTCGAGGTCCGCGGGCCGACCCTTTTCAGCGGCTACTTCCCCGCCGGCGCGCACGCGGATCCCTTCGACGACGAGGGTTGGTTCGACACGGGGGACCGGGGATTCCTCGACGACGGCGGCCGGCTCCACGTTCTCGGCAGGCGGGAGGAGGTCCTGATCAGCGGCGGCGAGAACGTCTCGGCCCCCGAGGTCGAAGCGGCGCTTCTGGAGCACCCGGACGTGGAGGAGGCGCTCGTCTTCGGCGCGCCGGACCGGGAATGGGGGGAGAGAATCGCGGCGGCGGTTGTCCTCCGCGAGGGGGCGATTCTTGACGACGGCGCGCTCCGCGACCACGTCGAGGCGCGCCTCGCCCCGCACAAGCGCCCGCGCCTCCTCGCCGTTCTCCCCGCGCTGCCGCGCACCGCCGCCGGCAAGACCGACCGCGGCGAAGCGGCGCGCGCCGCCCTCTCCCGTCTCCGCCCTCTCTGA
- a CDS encoding 1,4-dihydroxy-2-naphthoate polyprenyltransferase, whose protein sequence is MNASPPEAAPGSLRAWVLASRPATLFAAIAPVLVGTACAFHAGGFRAGPAAAALAGAVLLQIGSNLANDLFDYERGTDREDRLGPARAAQHGLITPRGLRAGMAIVFGLAAAFGVYLAAVAGWPVIVIGLLSIAAAIAYTGGPFPLGYHGLGDLFVFLFFGYAAVCGTAFVQAGRVPALAWIAAAPVGALATAILVVNNTRDCETDRRSGKRTLPARFGRRAGRIELTILILFAYASLAVPVAAGLAAAWAFLPLLTLPLAARETRTVWTAVDGPALNRSLRGTARLHFLFGALLAIGLAAGG, encoded by the coding sequence ATGAACGCATCCCCTCCCGAGGCGGCGCCCGGATCGCTCCGGGCCTGGGTCCTGGCTTCCCGGCCGGCGACCCTTTTCGCGGCGATCGCGCCGGTGCTGGTCGGGACCGCCTGCGCCTTTCACGCCGGCGGCTTCCGGGCGGGGCCGGCGGCGGCGGCGCTCGCCGGCGCGGTGCTGCTGCAGATCGGCTCCAACCTGGCGAACGACCTCTTCGACTACGAACGCGGGACCGACCGCGAGGACCGTCTCGGCCCGGCGCGGGCGGCTCAGCACGGGCTCATCACCCCGCGCGGGCTGCGGGCGGGGATGGCGATCGTCTTCGGCCTCGCCGCGGCGTTCGGCGTTTATCTCGCCGCCGTCGCCGGCTGGCCGGTGATCGTGATCGGCCTCCTTTCCATCGCCGCGGCGATCGCCTACACCGGCGGTCCTTTTCCTCTCGGCTACCACGGCCTGGGCGATCTCTTCGTCTTCCTCTTCTTCGGATACGCGGCGGTCTGCGGCACGGCCTTCGTGCAGGCGGGGCGGGTGCCGGCGCTCGCCTGGATCGCCGCCGCGCCCGTGGGGGCGCTCGCCACGGCGATCCTCGTGGTGAACAACACCCGCGACTGCGAGACGGACAGGCGGAGCGGCAAGCGCACCTTGCCGGCCCGCTTCGGCCGCCGGGCAGGGAGAATCGAGCTGACGATACTCATCCTCTTCGCCTACGCCTCCCTCGCCGTGCCGGTCGCCGCGGGGCTCGCCGCGGCGTGGGCGTTCCTCCCGCTCCTCACCCTCCCCCTCGCGGCGCGGGAGACGCGGACGGTCTGGACCGCCGTGGACGGCCCCGCGCTCAACCGTTCCCTTCGCGGAACGGCGCGGCTCCATTTCCTGTTCGGCGCGCTTCTGGCGATCGGGCTGGCGGCGGGAGGGTAG
- the menB gene encoding 1,4-dihydroxy-2-naphthoyl-CoA synthase, giving the protein MSTVVWKPVPDFAFEDIRYERSPEGIAKITICRPEVRNAFRPQTVDEMDRAFAHSRADGSVGVVILTGEGPDAFCSGGDQRVRGEGGYVGDDGVPRLNVLDLQRRIRTLPKPVIAMVAGYAIGGGHVLHLMCDLTIAAENARFGQTGPRVGSFDGGYGSSYLARVIGQKRAREIWFLCRQYDARRALEWGLVNAVVPLEELEEETVRWCREILRNSPTAIRCVKAAMNADCDGQAGLQELAGNATLLFYQTEEGREGRNAFLEKRPPDFGGFPRLP; this is encoded by the coding sequence GTGTCGACGGTCGTCTGGAAACCGGTTCCGGATTTCGCCTTCGAGGACATCCGCTACGAGCGCTCGCCGGAGGGAATCGCTAAGATCACGATCTGCCGCCCGGAGGTGCGGAACGCCTTCCGCCCGCAAACCGTGGACGAGATGGATCGCGCCTTCGCCCACTCCCGCGCCGACGGCTCCGTCGGCGTGGTGATCCTGACCGGCGAGGGGCCCGACGCCTTCTGTTCCGGCGGCGATCAGAGGGTGCGCGGCGAGGGGGGTTACGTCGGCGATGACGGCGTCCCCCGTCTCAACGTGCTCGACCTGCAACGCCGCATCCGCACGCTCCCCAAGCCGGTGATCGCCATGGTGGCGGGCTACGCCATCGGCGGCGGCCACGTGCTCCATCTGATGTGCGACCTGACCATCGCCGCCGAGAACGCCCGCTTCGGCCAGACCGGCCCGCGCGTGGGGAGCTTCGACGGCGGGTACGGCTCCTCCTACCTCGCCCGCGTGATCGGCCAGAAGCGCGCCCGCGAGATCTGGTTCCTCTGCCGTCAATACGACGCGCGGCGGGCGCTCGAGTGGGGGCTCGTGAACGCGGTGGTTCCCTTGGAGGAACTGGAGGAAGAGACGGTACGCTGGTGCCGCGAGATCCTGCGGAACAGCCCGACGGCGATCCGATGCGTCAAGGCCGCGATGAACGCGGACTGCGACGGCCAGGCGGGATTGCAGGAGCTGGCGGGGAACGCGACGCTTCTTTTCTACCAGACCGAAGAAGGGCGGGAGGGACGAAACGCCTTCCTCGAAAAACGGCCGCCCGACTTCGGCGGGTTTCCGCGGCTCCCATGA
- a CDS encoding PAS domain S-box protein — MNRNETNNRIDDVAGATHPLTFASVEQILRHRLDFEKLIMEVSTDFVRRPLAELDHVIDSALERIGVFSGVDRCYLFQFTRDGARISNTHEWCAPGVETMIDRLVDLPADEFPWIMGRLRMGETVHLPDTSDLPEEATAERVEFQLEGIRSLLNVPIVCGGSTIGFLGFDAVHAPKTWDDDSIALLRIAGEIFAGALARKHTERILCENENRYLNLLEALNDGVSVLSEGGAFVYVNRRFLEMTGYEKSDLLGRSAEEVVAEEHHALLRREMENRRRHEPGIYDLELIDRRGGRLPVQVSAAPLSDPEGRYAGSIAVHTDISPAKRAERSLREHTRSLEILSRVVIDANRAQDLDSLLDTVLRCALDLVGFEAGGVYLADDKGRVARLARHAGLSPEFVEEVRVRSLDQPPYSAVFGSGQPILTDAYEDFNPELAGRFGLATLAILPFRQKDRVIGSLNLVSPRRHQFTEHEIRTLLALGRQAAALIGNMRAEENLQESHRRNEALIAAIPDLIFVLDRNGNYLDFRARDERALAIPREKLIGSNIRDAGLPPDQLRSAIEAIDSAIRTGEPRCVEYDLDLPVGRRSFEARIAPLSGDRVISIARDITERSRALEDLRALDKMKDAFVSLVSHELRTPLSCILSSSELLLDGDDGPESREEFLQIIRSESRRLMRLIEDVLDLSRIEAGGMPWHDDLLRLDEVARRTMQVHEHLLREKSLRFRLETDAELPSVLADRDRIQQVFTNLVGNAIKFSEPNGEIRIDIRRFAGKRDGEAPEWLRVSVTDQGIGIDEEDFQIIFDKFRQVSRDKEHLRDRPKGTGLGLPICKEIVQHYGGEIWVESGGGAGSTFFFSLPAAASSSVGETALRGGAKGREER; from the coding sequence ATGAATCGTAACGAAACGAACAACCGCATCGACGACGTCGCCGGCGCCACGCACCCGCTCACCTTTGCGTCCGTCGAGCAAATCCTCCGCCACCGCCTCGATTTCGAGAAGCTCATCATGGAGGTGTCGACCGACTTTGTTCGCCGCCCCCTCGCCGAGCTGGATCACGTGATCGACTCAGCGCTGGAGAGGATCGGGGTTTTCTCCGGCGTCGACCGCTGCTACCTCTTCCAGTTCACCCGGGACGGCGCCCGCATCTCCAACACCCACGAGTGGTGCGCCCCCGGCGTGGAGACGATGATCGACCGGCTTGTCGACCTGCCCGCCGATGAATTCCCCTGGATCATGGGGCGCCTGCGTATGGGCGAGACGGTTCACCTGCCGGACACAAGCGACCTGCCCGAAGAGGCGACGGCCGAGCGGGTCGAGTTCCAGCTCGAAGGAATCCGCTCCCTTCTCAACGTGCCCATCGTCTGCGGCGGATCGACGATCGGCTTTCTCGGTTTCGACGCGGTCCACGCCCCCAAGACTTGGGACGACGACTCGATCGCTCTGCTCCGGATCGCCGGCGAGATCTTCGCCGGCGCGCTGGCGCGCAAGCATACCGAACGCATCCTCTGCGAGAACGAAAACCGATACCTCAACCTTCTGGAGGCTCTGAACGACGGCGTCTCCGTGCTGAGCGAGGGGGGGGCTTTCGTTTACGTCAATCGGCGCTTTCTCGAGATGACAGGCTATGAGAAAAGCGATCTGCTCGGCAGGAGCGCCGAGGAAGTGGTGGCGGAGGAGCACCACGCCCTCCTGCGACGGGAGATGGAGAACCGCCGCCGACACGAGCCGGGCATCTACGATCTGGAGCTCATCGACCGGCGCGGCGGGCGCCTGCCCGTGCAGGTTTCGGCGGCGCCGCTCTCCGATCCGGAGGGGCGCTATGCGGGCTCCATCGCCGTGCACACCGACATCTCACCCGCGAAACGGGCGGAACGGTCCCTCCGCGAGCACACCCGGAGCCTCGAAATCCTGAGCCGCGTCGTGATCGACGCCAACAGAGCGCAGGACCTTGATTCGCTACTCGACACGGTCCTTCGCTGCGCCCTCGACCTCGTCGGTTTCGAGGCGGGCGGGGTCTATCTCGCGGACGACAAAGGCCGGGTCGCCCGTCTCGCCCGGCACGCAGGGCTCTCGCCGGAGTTCGTCGAGGAAGTGCGCGTCCGTTCTCTCGACCAGCCCCCTTACTCCGCCGTCTTCGGAAGCGGGCAGCCGATTCTGACCGACGCCTATGAGGATTTCAATCCGGAGCTGGCCGGGCGGTTCGGCCTCGCCACCCTCGCCATTCTCCCTTTCCGGCAGAAAGACCGCGTCATCGGCTCGCTCAACCTCGTTTCCCCCCGCCGCCACCAATTCACGGAGCACGAGATCCGCACGTTGCTCGCCCTCGGCCGCCAAGCGGCCGCGCTGATCGGAAACATGCGGGCGGAGGAGAACCTACAGGAAAGCCACCGGCGGAACGAAGCGCTGATCGCGGCGATCCCCGACCTGATTTTCGTGCTCGACCGAAACGGGAACTATCTCGACTTCCGAGCGCGGGACGAGCGGGCCCTGGCGATCCCCCGAGAGAAACTGATCGGCTCGAACATCCGCGACGCCGGCCTCCCCCCGGACCAACTCCGCTCGGCGATCGAGGCGATCGACTCGGCGATCCGGACGGGCGAGCCCCGGTGCGTCGAATACGATCTGGACCTTCCGGTCGGGCGGCGCTCCTTCGAGGCGCGCATCGCCCCCCTCTCGGGCGACCGAGTCATCTCCATCGCGCGAGACATCACGGAACGGAGCCGGGCGCTCGAAGACCTGCGCGCCCTCGACAAAATGAAGGATGCCTTCGTCTCTCTCGTCTCCCACGAGCTGCGCACCCCACTCTCCTGTATCCTCTCCTCCTCGGAGTTGCTGCTCGACGGCGACGACGGCCCGGAATCACGCGAGGAATTCCTCCAGATCATCCGCTCCGAGAGCCGGCGCCTGATGCGCCTGATCGAGGACGTGCTCGATCTGTCCCGCATCGAGGCGGGCGGGATGCCCTGGCACGACGACCTCCTCCGACTGGACGAGGTGGCGCGGCGCACCATGCAGGTCCACGAGCACCTGCTGCGCGAGAAATCGCTCCGTTTCCGCCTCGAAACCGACGCGGAACTGCCGTCGGTCCTCGCCGACCGCGACCGAATCCAGCAGGTCTTCACCAACCTGGTCGGCAACGCGATCAAGTTCTCCGAACCGAACGGCGAGATCCGCATCGACATCCGCCGTTTCGCCGGGAAACGGGACGGCGAGGCGCCGGAATGGCTCCGCGTCTCCGTGACCGACCAGGGAATCGGAATCGACGAAGAGGACTTCCAGATCATCTTCGACAAGTTCCGCCAGGTGTCCCGGGACAAGGAACACCTGCGCGACCGGCCGAAGGGGACCGGCCTCGGCCTGCCGATCTGCAAAGAGATCGTCCAACACTACGGCGGCGAGATCTGGGTGGAGAGCGGCGGCGGCGCGGGAAGCACTTTCTTCTTCTCCCTGCCCGCGGCGGCCTCTTCCTCCGTAGGGGAAACCGCGCTCCGGGGCGGCGCGAAGGGACGGGAAGAACGATGA
- a CDS encoding PAS domain S-box protein yields MTRRLRNRDGAEGGRDFASLPPELLDGLEEAVWIASADAPEQLVYVSPLFEELFGVPCEDPFGNHPGWLDAIHADDRPVAAQALQDFHAGRDSVAVECRRDGAADANRWLRIRAFRAGPDRAHLVGAARNVTARRGAERALRKNVEEYAALMERSLQGVLIVERVETPRILFANPAVAELLGRRVEELLAAPPGTLFDMVHPNDKEWVREHFQARAGGRAVANANEFRVVRKDDSVRWASTFVWPIDFFGNAAYQVAAIDITERKKAEAEMRRLQMLAERSNFGIAEADLDGYLTYVNPYMAAVHGYRSEDLVGRHLRVFHCEDQHAEVDRLLEVLRETGAFESTEVLHCKKDGACFPMLMNGAALPDEQGCAFRLATTAIDIRDRKEAEEDLRRHRDRLEKIVHERTTSLRDTNRRLQQEIGVRKDAQERIRRLNERLEQRVLERTAELEKACEELKELDRMKDAFVSSVSHELRTPLTSIRSFSEFLLQNEEDSETRQHFLEIIHTETERLASLVDHVLELSQIESGTAGWCDEPFSVGLVLRESVRAREEECRGRSIAIDLKLEENLPTTVADIQRIRQVVDNLLDNAIKFSPDGGTIAVHAAPFQSRRSSEPESWLKVSIADRGPGIDPKHHEAIFDRFFQIMSNVLTDKPRGSGLGLPICRKIISRYGGNVWVESGPGEGSTFTFTLPGPREGAPPKETPAEEARAESEAREVPSIPDL; encoded by the coding sequence ATGACGCGGCGACTACGGAACCGGGACGGGGCGGAAGGAGGTCGCGATTTCGCGTCGCTTCCGCCGGAACTGCTGGACGGTCTGGAGGAGGCGGTCTGGATCGCCTCGGCGGACGCCCCCGAACAACTTGTTTATGTCTCGCCCCTTTTCGAGGAGCTCTTCGGCGTCCCCTGTGAAGACCCCTTCGGGAACCACCCGGGCTGGCTCGACGCGATCCATGCCGACGATCGGCCCGTCGCGGCGCAGGCGCTTCAAGACTTCCACGCCGGGCGGGACTCCGTCGCCGTCGAGTGCCGCCGGGACGGGGCGGCCGACGCGAACCGCTGGCTCCGGATACGCGCTTTCCGCGCCGGACCCGACCGCGCGCACCTGGTCGGCGCGGCACGGAACGTGACGGCCCGCCGGGGGGCCGAGCGCGCGCTTCGGAAAAACGTCGAGGAATACGCGGCGCTGATGGAACGTTCCCTCCAGGGGGTGCTGATCGTCGAGCGCGTGGAAACGCCCCGAATCCTCTTCGCCAACCCGGCCGTCGCGGAACTGCTCGGCCGGCGGGTCGAGGAACTGCTCGCCGCTCCGCCGGGAACCCTTTTCGACATGGTGCACCCGAACGATAAGGAGTGGGTCCGCGAGCATTTTCAGGCGCGGGCCGGCGGACGGGCCGTGGCGAACGCAAACGAATTCCGCGTGGTCCGCAAGGACGACAGCGTTCGCTGGGCCTCCACCTTCGTTTGGCCGATCGACTTCTTCGGGAACGCCGCCTACCAGGTCGCCGCGATCGATATCACCGAGAGAAAAAAGGCCGAAGCGGAGATGCGGCGTCTTCAGATGTTGGCGGAACGGTCCAATTTCGGAATCGCCGAGGCGGACCTGGACGGCTATCTCACCTACGTCAATCCCTACATGGCCGCCGTGCACGGCTACCGGTCCGAGGACTTGGTCGGCCGTCACCTGCGCGTCTTCCACTGCGAGGATCAACACGCCGAGGTGGACCGCCTCCTGGAAGTTCTCCGAGAGACGGGCGCTTTCGAGTCGACCGAGGTTTTGCACTGCAAAAAGGACGGCGCTTGCTTCCCGATGTTGATGAACGGCGCCGCCCTGCCGGACGAGCAGGGGTGCGCCTTCCGCCTGGCCACCACCGCCATCGATATCCGGGATCGGAAGGAGGCGGAAGAGGATCTGCGCCGTCACAGAGACCGCCTGGAAAAGATCGTCCACGAGCGCACGACCAGCCTGCGGGATACCAATCGGCGGCTGCAACAGGAGATCGGGGTGCGGAAAGACGCCCAGGAGCGGATCCGGCGCCTGAACGAGCGGCTCGAACAGCGCGTGCTGGAGAGGACCGCCGAGCTGGAGAAGGCCTGCGAGGAACTGAAGGAGTTGGACCGGATGAAAGACGCCTTCGTTTCATCCGTCTCCCACGAGCTGCGCACGCCGCTCACGTCGATCCGTTCCTTCTCCGAGTTCCTACTCCAGAACGAGGAAGACTCCGAGACGCGACAGCATTTTCTCGAAATCATTCACACCGAAACCGAAAGACTCGCGAGCCTCGTGGATCATGTGCTCGAGCTTTCCCAGATCGAATCGGGAACCGCCGGGTGGTGTGATGAGCCCTTCTCCGTCGGTCTCGTGCTGCGCGAGTCGGTCCGCGCCCGCGAGGAGGAGTGCCGCGGGCGCTCCATCGCCATCGACCTGAAACTGGAAGAGAACCTTCCCACAACGGTCGCCGACATCCAGAGGATCCGGCAGGTGGTGGACAACCTCCTCGACAACGCGATCAAGTTCTCCCCCGACGGCGGTACGATCGCGGTCCACGCCGCCCCCTTCCAATCGCGCCGCTCCTCCGAGCCGGAGAGCTGGTTGAAGGTCTCCATCGCCGACCGAGGCCCCGGCATCGACCCGAAACACCACGAGGCGATCTTCGACCGCTTCTTCCAAATCATGTCGAACGTGCTCACCGACAAGCCGCGCGGCTCCGGTCTCGGCCTGCCGATCTGCCGGAAGATCATCAGCCGCTACGGCGGCAATGTCTGGGTGGAGAGCGGTCCCGGCGAGGGGAGCACCTTCACCTTCACCCTCCCCGGTCCGCGCGAGGGCGCGCCCCCGAAAGAGACGCCCGCCGAAGAGGCGCGCGCCGAGTCGGAGGCGCGCGAAGTGCCGTCGATCCCCGACCTCTGA